The Niastella koreensis GR20-10 genome includes a window with the following:
- a CDS encoding ATP-binding protein, whose protein sequence is MLYALNNNEPGFILEAALNDLRQIVVYRMQTHFNQQPIDFDQWLGKIFNDRLIRADVVKHLPAAISTDEYITLLLSLVPHVQPSFFESIIADHLPNGGDFAEFGGVKGSNHRSILPTGETVQFILAGTGLGQRLQVHQLFGEEHFFYRQGILWLEPVKEGEPVMSGRIIMAQDWVDKLLLDKETAPRFGLDFPARRITTSMVWDDVVLNQQTRKHVNEISNWLQLHHLFSEDENLSRKIKPGYRVLFYGPSGTGKTLTAALLGKQFQKDVYRVDLSQVVSKYIGETEKNLESVFKKAETKNWILFFDEADALFGKRTNMQSAHDKYANQEVSYLLQRVEDYPGLLILATNFKSNLDEAFLRRFHSLIHFPMPNSAERLLLWQRSMPVSLQRDADIRLEELAKQFEVSGASILNAVQYAALQTYARNNGVICQQDLIDGVRKEYQKEDKSF, encoded by the coding sequence GTGTTATACGCATTGAATAATAATGAACCCGGGTTTATATTGGAGGCGGCGTTGAATGATCTGCGACAGATCGTGGTATACCGCATGCAAACACATTTCAACCAGCAGCCGATCGATTTTGATCAATGGCTCGGCAAGATTTTCAATGACCGGTTGATCAGGGCCGATGTAGTTAAACATTTGCCAGCTGCAATCAGTACTGATGAATACATCACCTTGTTATTATCGCTGGTGCCGCATGTACAACCCAGCTTTTTTGAATCGATCATTGCGGATCACCTGCCTAACGGCGGGGATTTTGCAGAGTTTGGGGGCGTAAAGGGCAGCAATCACCGCAGTATATTGCCAACCGGCGAAACGGTGCAATTTATTTTGGCAGGAACCGGGCTGGGGCAACGCCTGCAGGTGCATCAACTATTTGGTGAAGAACATTTCTTTTATCGCCAGGGTATTTTATGGCTGGAACCGGTGAAGGAAGGTGAGCCGGTGATGAGTGGCCGTATTATAATGGCGCAGGACTGGGTTGATAAATTATTACTGGATAAAGAAACCGCTCCCCGGTTCGGGCTCGATTTCCCTGCCAGGCGCATTACTACCAGTATGGTTTGGGACGATGTGGTGCTGAACCAGCAAACAAGAAAGCATGTAAACGAGATCAGCAACTGGTTACAGCTGCATCATTTATTTAGTGAAGATGAGAACCTGAGCCGGAAAATAAAACCCGGTTACCGGGTGCTGTTTTATGGGCCTTCCGGCACCGGTAAAACCCTTACAGCTGCGTTACTCGGTAAACAATTTCAGAAAGATGTATACCGGGTCGATCTATCGCAGGTGGTAAGTAAATACATTGGTGAAACGGAAAAGAACCTGGAAAGCGTTTTCAAAAAAGCCGAAACAAAGAACTGGATCCTGTTCTTTGATGAAGCCGATGCCTTATTTGGCAAGCGCACCAATATGCAAAGCGCCCACGACAAATACGCCAACCAGGAAGTAAGCTATTTACTGCAACGGGTAGAAGATTATCCCGGGTTGCTCATTCTGGCTACCAACTTTAAAAGCAATCTCGATGAAGCCTTTCTGCGTCGGTTTCATTCACTTATACATTTCCCCATGCCCAATTCTGCAGAACGGTTGTTACTATGGCAACGGTCTATGCCTGTTAGTTTGCAACGTGATGCCGATATCAGGTTGGAGGAACTGGCCAAACAGTTCGAGGTCAGCGGGGCCAGTATCTTAAATGCCGTTCAATACGCTGCGCTGCAAACCTATGCGCGCAATAATGGTGTTATTTGTCAGCAGGACCTGATAGATGGGGTGCGCAAGGAGTATCAAAAGGAGGATAAGTCTTTTTAA
- a CDS encoding T9SS type A sorting domain-containing protein, with translation MKQIFYAFIFTCIAQTIMAQTPPATWQEHWFEHNQLLNLKFYDNDVAVYYDNDVSSSVTWPYTYMGDVWRYVKNLYGGFGTDPHLFAVYHTGKYSGGHPSTYFDASHDNRNVIDVGPGPWTSGGTGNDLDISTHEVAHIVEGASKGIKGSPAFSLWGDSKWAEIFIYDVYLGLGKTSEATRWYNLMQTSTADLPVAGTHWFRDWFYPIYHNYGGSQVLNRFFTLLAQYFPKSGSQYSRDMNWGEFVHFWSGAAGVSLKPLATTAFGWTSTFETQFNQARIDFPFAYGTGVASVYKHCNYGGYVTALGVGNYTLSQLQNMGVLNDDISSVKVNSGYQIQLFQDDNFTGTSVTLTADQSCLVANNFNDLASSLKVTAAGAAARVVTEIPTDNRLSIYPNPVTNELRFTTSQSITGSTLRILDVMGREVLQTRFITNSIDVSKLPSGVYTLVISDKEKHFTRRFVKS, from the coding sequence ATGAAACAGATCTTTTACGCTTTTATTTTTACCTGTATTGCACAAACAATAATGGCGCAAACGCCACCGGCCACCTGGCAGGAGCACTGGTTTGAACATAACCAGCTGCTTAACCTGAAATTTTACGACAACGATGTGGCCGTTTATTATGACAATGACGTCAGCAGTTCCGTAACCTGGCCTTATACTTATATGGGCGATGTGTGGCGCTATGTAAAAAATCTATACGGCGGCTTTGGCACCGACCCGCATTTGTTTGCCGTTTATCACACCGGTAAATACAGTGGCGGTCATCCTTCTACGTATTTCGATGCCAGTCACGACAACCGCAATGTAATCGACGTTGGTCCTGGCCCCTGGACAAGCGGTGGTACCGGTAACGACCTGGATATCTCTACCCATGAAGTAGCGCATATTGTAGAAGGCGCCAGCAAAGGCATAAAAGGTTCGCCTGCTTTTTCGCTTTGGGGCGATAGTAAATGGGCGGAGATCTTTATCTATGATGTATACCTGGGTTTAGGTAAAACCAGTGAAGCAACCCGCTGGTATAACCTGATGCAAACTTCCACCGCTGATTTGCCAGTGGCAGGTACCCACTGGTTCCGCGATTGGTTCTATCCTATTTATCATAACTATGGAGGTTCACAGGTGTTGAACCGCTTCTTCACCTTACTGGCTCAGTATTTTCCCAAGAGCGGCAGCCAGTATTCGCGCGATATGAACTGGGGTGAGTTTGTACATTTCTGGAGCGGTGCAGCCGGTGTAAGCCTGAAGCCATTGGCTACAACCGCTTTCGGCTGGACGTCTACTTTTGAAACGCAGTTCAACCAGGCACGGATTGATTTTCCTTTTGCTTATGGCACCGGTGTGGCGAGTGTGTATAAGCATTGTAATTATGGCGGCTATGTAACCGCATTAGGTGTTGGTAATTATACCCTGAGCCAGCTGCAGAATATGGGTGTGCTGAATGATGATATCTCCTCGGTAAAAGTGAACAGCGGTTACCAGATCCAACTGTTCCAGGATGATAATTTCACCGGTACCTCCGTTACACTTACTGCCGACCAAAGCTGCCTGGTGGCAAACAATTTCAATGACCTGGCCTCATCGCTTAAGGTAACTGCTGCCGGTGCCGCAGCAAGAGTAGTCACTGAGATCCCCACCGACAACCGGTTAAGCATTTATCCCAATCCTGTTACCAACGAGTTGCGGTTTACTACCTCGCAATCCATTACCGGTTCCACATTAAGGATCCTGGATGTGATGGGCAGGGAGGTTTTGCAAACCAGATTTATTACAAACAGTATCGACGTTTCAAAGTTGCCATCCGGTGTATATACGTTGGTAATCTCTGATAAAGAAAAACATTTCACAAGAAGATTTGTGAAAAGTTAA
- a CDS encoding T9SS type A sorting domain-containing protein — MKKLIYTCLLICIIQATFANSVIYGGGPIYKNRSYSISELKNSGFTCVVVWTIHIDASGNLNFNAEFPLVQNGSYIGASTYPNFASDIASLKTGTTSVNRVEFCLAAWGSSTFANIKNLIASQGTGSTSILYKNFQAIRTAFPTVDAIGFDDETTYDVSSATAFAVMLGGLGFKVSLVPYTSSTFWTGVATNTNNQRPGTVDRVDLQCYSGGAGNNPCNWNFGSVPVYAGLWDAEKTTSQVQSQLIIWKNSCNIKGGFIWLYDDFDNTSGTAAYAAAVNNVFNGGSGTSVATFYKDCNYAGTAVGLAAGSYTLSSLQSFGIVNDDISSLQVQSGYKVTLYWDDNYAGATLVKTASDACLVDDGWNDKVSSLVIAVNAAARMESTITNQAGQQELKLFNTANLAGVPVRIYDITGRQVLQVRPQSNRIDISRLLPGVYVLEYVLQGKRVTQKFVK, encoded by the coding sequence ATGAAAAAGCTTATTTATACCTGTTTGCTTATATGTATCATTCAAGCAACATTCGCAAACTCTGTTATATACGGCGGTGGACCGATTTATAAAAACCGCAGTTATTCCATCAGTGAATTAAAAAACTCCGGGTTTACCTGTGTGGTGGTATGGACCATTCACATCGATGCCAGCGGCAACCTGAATTTCAATGCCGAGTTTCCGCTGGTGCAGAATGGATCATACATTGGCGCTTCTACCTATCCCAATTTTGCCAGCGATATTGCTTCGCTGAAAACGGGGACTACCAGCGTCAATCGCGTGGAGTTTTGTTTAGCGGCCTGGGGTTCCAGCACCTTTGCCAATATCAAGAACCTGATCGCTTCGCAAGGCACAGGTTCAACCAGCATTCTGTATAAGAATTTTCAGGCAATCAGAACTGCCTTCCCTACAGTAGATGCCATTGGCTTTGACGATGAAACCACCTACGATGTAAGTTCGGCCACTGCATTTGCGGTGATGTTAGGAGGCCTGGGCTTTAAGGTGTCATTGGTGCCTTATACCTCCAGCACCTTTTGGACAGGTGTTGCTACCAATACCAATAACCAACGCCCGGGTACGGTTGACCGGGTTGACCTGCAATGTTATTCCGGCGGGGCAGGTAACAATCCCTGTAACTGGAATTTCGGCAGCGTTCCTGTGTATGCCGGGTTGTGGGATGCGGAAAAAACAACCAGCCAGGTGCAAAGCCAGTTAATAATCTGGAAGAACAGTTGCAATATCAAAGGCGGTTTTATCTGGTTGTACGATGACTTCGATAATACCAGCGGAACGGCGGCGTATGCAGCTGCCGTCAACAATGTTTTTAATGGAGGCAGCGGCACTTCGGTAGCCACATTTTATAAGGATTGTAATTATGCTGGTACGGCGGTAGGACTGGCCGCGGGCAGTTATACGCTCAGCAGCTTGCAATCGTTTGGCATTGTAAATGATGATATCTCTTCCCTGCAGGTGCAGAGTGGATATAAGGTCACCCTGTACTGGGACGATAATTATGCAGGCGCCACGCTGGTTAAAACCGCCAGCGACGCCTGTTTGGTGGATGATGGCTGGAACGATAAAGTTTCCTCCCTGGTGATTGCCGTCAATGCCGCAGCAAGAATGGAAAGTACAATTACCAATCAGGCAGGCCAACAGGAGTTGAAATTATTTAATACAGCTAACCTGGCCGGTGTTCCTGTTCGTATATACGATATTACCGGCCGGCAGGTACTTCAGGTACGGCCGCAATCGAACCGGATCGATATTTCCAGGCTGTTGCCGGGGGTATACGTGCTGGAGTATGTGTTACAGGGGAAAAGAGTGACGCAGAAGTTTGTTAAGTAA
- a CDS encoding pyridoxamine 5'-phosphate oxidase family protein has product MAPQSHLIPSRGAKRAHYDKELIYSIFDEALFCTISYVFENKPFSIPTAFVRRENKLYIHGSVGSHFIWELEKGIPVCISVTLLDALVVAKSAFSHSVNYRSVVLFSQGEKIEDPATKWNVLEWLTNKIVPNSWDYLRPMKENEVRKTTVLSFDIDEASAKIRSGMPNDEEEDKPLPIWSGIIPIETSRRDPVPDELSLDIPLPKHLMPA; this is encoded by the coding sequence ATGGCTCCACAGTCACATTTGATTCCCAGCAGAGGTGCTAAACGGGCGCATTATGACAAAGAATTGATCTATTCCATTTTTGACGAAGCGCTCTTCTGCACAATCAGTTACGTATTTGAAAACAAACCATTTTCTATTCCCACCGCTTTTGTACGCCGCGAAAATAAATTGTACATCCATGGGTCTGTAGGCAGTCATTTTATCTGGGAACTGGAAAAAGGGATCCCCGTTTGTATTTCAGTAACGTTGTTGGATGCCCTTGTGGTGGCCAAATCGGCATTCTCTCACTCGGTGAATTACCGCTCGGTGGTGCTTTTTTCACAGGGCGAAAAAATCGAAGACCCCGCCACTAAATGGAACGTGCTGGAATGGCTTACCAATAAAATAGTACCCAATAGCTGGGACTACCTGCGGCCGATGAAGGAAAACGAGGTGCGTAAAACAACGGTTTTGTCGTTCGACATAGATGAAGCTTCTGCAAAAATCCGCAGCGGGATGCCAAATGATGAGGAGGAAGACAAACCCCTGCCTATCTGGTCGGGCATTATTCCTATTGAAACAAGCCGCCGCGATCCTGTTCCGGACGAACTAAGCCTTGATATACCTTTGCCGAAGCATTTAATGCCGGCTTAG
- a CDS encoding PLP-dependent aminotransferase family protein has protein sequence MQALSTLISIEKDSLQPVYLQIANQLMVFIKDGNLQASHRLPSTRQMAEWLQVHRKTVIQAYDELLAQGWLESRTGSGTYVAKHLPEIHPRSLLNGSAKSFNPAQTAGFEFEATPHLDRPAIWSKHKYHLDDGFPDSRLAPLEELARAYRTQLLTGNPYERLGYGDTLGALWLRKVLSDYLNDTRGLKVTPENILITRGTVMGLYLCCTAFLNPGDNVVVGELNYNGANMNFLQRGANLLKIPVDENGIVVDELAAICRRQKVRMVYVTSHHFYPTTTALRADRRIELLRLAEQYGFIIFEDDYDYDFHYLSKPLLPLASADKAGMVIYCGSFTKTISPAFRVGYVVASENVICHLAKLRRIVDRQGDILLENAIAELLQNGIIQRYLRKSVRTYRQRRDVFCELLKTHLSDYVQFQVPVGGMAVWTHFDPAINLNVLTRKALQHELYFSAGFATGGTIPKLNATRLGFASSTQEELTCCVEILRKVLKA, from the coding sequence ATGCAGGCACTTTCAACCCTTATTTCGATCGAAAAAGACAGTTTGCAACCTGTGTACCTGCAGATTGCCAACCAGCTCATGGTTTTTATAAAAGACGGTAATCTGCAAGCCAGCCACCGCCTGCCCAGCACCCGGCAAATGGCCGAATGGTTACAGGTGCACCGGAAAACGGTGATCCAGGCCTATGATGAATTGCTGGCGCAGGGCTGGCTCGAAAGCCGGACCGGAAGTGGCACCTATGTAGCCAAACATTTACCGGAAATACATCCACGGAGTTTACTGAACGGTTCTGCCAAAAGCTTTAACCCCGCGCAAACAGCGGGCTTTGAATTTGAAGCCACCCCGCATCTTGACCGGCCGGCCATTTGGTCGAAGCATAAATACCACCTGGATGATGGTTTTCCCGATTCGCGCCTGGCGCCGCTGGAAGAACTGGCGCGGGCATACAGAACGCAGTTGCTTACCGGCAATCCTTATGAGCGTTTAGGGTATGGCGATACCCTGGGGGCTTTGTGGTTGCGGAAGGTGCTGTCGGATTATTTAAATGATACCCGCGGTTTAAAGGTGACGCCCGAAAACATCCTGATTACCCGGGGCACGGTGATGGGGTTGTATTTGTGCTGCACCGCTTTTTTGAATCCGGGCGATAATGTAGTAGTAGGAGAGTTGAACTACAATGGCGCCAATATGAATTTTTTACAACGGGGCGCCAACCTGTTAAAGATCCCGGTTGATGAAAATGGGATTGTGGTGGATGAGCTGGCAGCTATTTGCCGCAGGCAAAAAGTGCGCATGGTATATGTTACCTCGCATCATTTTTACCCCACTACTACGGCCTTACGCGCCGACCGGCGTATTGAACTGCTTCGCCTGGCAGAACAATATGGCTTTATTATTTTTGAAGATGATTATGATTACGATTTTCATTATTTGAGCAAACCGCTGCTGCCATTGGCCAGCGCCGATAAGGCCGGGATGGTGATCTATTGCGGTTCTTTCACCAAAACAATTTCCCCCGCATTCCGGGTGGGGTATGTGGTAGCTTCAGAAAATGTGATCTGTCACCTGGCCAAATTGCGGCGCATTGTTGACCGGCAGGGTGATATCCTGCTGGAAAATGCTATTGCCGAATTATTACAGAACGGTATTATCCAACGCTACCTGCGTAAATCGGTGCGTACTTACCGGCAGCGGCGCGATGTGTTTTGTGAATTGCTAAAGACGCACCTGAGTGACTATGTGCAATTTCAGGTGCCCGTGGGTGGTATGGCCGTGTGGACCCATTTCGATCCGGCTATTAATTTAAACGTGCTTACCCGGAAGGCCCTGCAACACGAGCTTTATTTTTCTGCCGGGTTTGCTACCGGTGGTACAATACCCAAGTTGAATGCCACCCGGCTGGGTTTTGCTTCTTCCACCCAGGAAGAACTGACCTGCTGTGTGGAGATTTTGCGGAAAGTGTTAAAGGCTTAA